A genome region from Canis lupus dingo isolate Sandy chromosome 7, ASM325472v2, whole genome shotgun sequence includes the following:
- the S100A14 gene encoding protein S100-A14, producing MGQCRSANAEDTQDFSEVERAIETLIRSFHQYSVEGGKETLTPSELQALVTQQLPHLMPSNYGLEEKIANLGSCTDSKLEFGSFWELIGEAARSVKLESPVRSS from the exons ATGGGACAGTGTCGGTCGGCCAATGCTGAG GATACACAAGACTTCAGTGAGGTGGAGAGGGCCATCGAGACCCTCATCAGGAGCTTCCACCAGTACTCTGTGGAAGGTGGAAAGGAGACGCTGACTCCCTCAGAACTGCAGGCCCTGGTCACCCAGCAGCTGCCCCACCTTATGCCG AGCAACTATGGGCTGGAAGAGAAAATTGCCAACTTGGGCAGCTGTACTGACTCTAAACTGGAGTTTGGAAGTTTCTGGGAGCTGATTGGAGAAGCAGCCAGGAGCGTGAAGCTGGAGAGCCCTGTGCGGAGCAGCTGA
- the S100A16 gene encoding protein S100-A16, which yields MADSYTELEKAVVVLVENFYKYVSKHSLVKNKISKSSFRKMLQKELNHMLTDTGNRKAADKLIQNLDANHDGRISFDEYWTLIGGITSPIANLIRQQEQQSSS from the exons ATGGCAGACAGCTACACGGAGCTGGAGAAGGCGGTCGTGGTCCTGGTGGAAAACTTCTACAAATATGTGTCTAAGCACAGCCTGGTCAAAAACAAGATCAGCAAGAGCAGCTTCCGGAAGATGCTCCAGAAAGAGCTCAACCATATGCTGACG GATACGGGGAACCGGAAGGCGGCAGACAAGCTCATCCAGAACCTGGACGCCAACCATGATGGGCGTATCAGCTTCGACGAGTACTGGACCTTGATAGGTGGCATCACCAGCCCCATTGCCAACCTCATCCGCCAACAGGAGCAGCAGAGCAGCAGCTAG